Proteins from a genomic interval of Pseudoruegeria sp. SHC-113:
- a CDS encoding TSUP family transporter, protein MFEVSLEVLLLLLGAAFFAGFLDSIAGGGGLIALPALLLAGAPPVTALATNKLQGMFGTATAAWAYAAGGHVSLRRQALPAAIAFAASMCGALVVSWIPTEWITYALPFLMIAIALYFALKKGLDDTDRHERLTPMVFSLTMVPLLAFYDGVLGPGTGSFFMLAFVTLGGAGILKATARTKLLNFASNAGAIVVFAFVATPWWATGLAMGAAQIAGAKVGSSLAQKKGAKLIKPLLVLSSSALAIRLMWEWF, encoded by the coding sequence CTGGATTCCATCGCGGGCGGCGGCGGGCTGATCGCTCTGCCCGCGCTTCTGCTGGCGGGCGCGCCGCCTGTCACCGCACTGGCCACCAACAAGCTGCAGGGGATGTTCGGCACCGCCACTGCCGCCTGGGCCTATGCCGCAGGCGGCCACGTGAGCCTGCGCCGTCAGGCGCTGCCCGCCGCCATCGCCTTCGCCGCCTCGATGTGCGGCGCTTTGGTGGTGAGCTGGATTCCCACCGAATGGATCACCTACGCGCTGCCCTTCCTGATGATCGCCATCGCGCTTTATTTCGCGCTGAAAAAGGGGCTTGATGACACCGACCGCCACGAACGGCTCACGCCGATGGTGTTCAGCCTGACGATGGTGCCCTTGCTGGCCTTCTACGATGGCGTCCTCGGCCCCGGCACCGGCAGCTTTTTCATGCTCGCCTTCGTCACGCTGGGCGGCGCAGGCATCCTGAAAGCCACCGCCCGCACCAAGCTTCTGAATTTCGCCTCTAACGCGGGCGCGATCGTTGTGTTTGCCTTCGTGGCCACCCCGTGGTGGGCCACCGGGCTTGCCATGGGCGCGGCGCAGATTGCCGGGGCGAAGGTCGGCTCGAGCCTCGCGCAGAAAAAGGGCGCGAAGCTGATCAAGCCGCTCTTGGTGCTTTCCTCTTCGGCGCTGGCGATCCGGCTGATGTGGGAGTGGTTC